The DNA window AAAGCTCCGTCATGCCAGTGACATAGGACTCATCCTGTAAGGCGAGCGCGAGGGCCTTGGGACCCGCACAGCTTCCAGGCTTGTATGCAGCGGGAAGGTTGGGGTCAGTGCACCAAGTTCGATGATTCAAGTCCGCTTTATTCCATGCTTCGTCCACGCGACTCTGCTCTTTGCCCAGGTCTTTGCAGAGTTTCCGGGCGAAGGCCAAGACTTTGGGGGTCGTTACGTTCTGGGGTTTCCCATCTGGGCCCTTCAGGGTTTTTCCAGTCTCTCCATCCCTCATGGGCTCGGAAACATTCAGGCTCCCATCCGCGGGTGCGTGCCAGCCACTCAGTCTATCGCTGACGATTTGACGGAACACAGACTCCGTGGCGCTCGAATGGTCTGTATACGTCTCTGGGCACTTGCACCGGACTACGCCGAGCATTCTCCCCGAGGCATTTTTTCCCGGGGGAAACTTCTTCACCGCCTCGCTCTGATTATGCGCGACGAGCACTGCTTCCAGTGCCTTGGCGTCAGCCCTCGTTTCGTTCGTCTCTTTCAGCTCGCCATCCGATTGATGGACTTGTTCGCACAGAGGGCACATCTCTTTTCCCGTGACAATCGTGATCAGCGCGCCGGGCAGCTGAATCTCCCCCATCAGGGTCGCCGAGTTGGCCGGGCTCCCGCTCGGTCCGCAGTTGTTGAGCATGGGGTCGCCGAGGAGTTGGACATTCTTGCCTTCGATCTTCACGTTCATGGAGCCAGGCCCCGCGAAGGTCGTGGGGCCTTCCACATTCGATGAGATCAACCCCCCACCGGTGCCCTTGCTGGCCATGTCGCCCATGGAGCCGAAGGAGGCGCCCTTGATCGCTACCTTCTTGCCTTCGATCATGACGGTT is part of the Myxococcus landrumus genome and encodes:
- a CDS encoding PAAR-like domain-containing protein, translated to MTKVSVNAPKTPVTEGSNGIAAATLPNVCKMPGPPAPFVPTPLPNIGKSGTDPKGYSQTVMIEGKKVAIKGASFGSMGDMASKGTGGGLISSNVEGPTTFAGPGSMNVKIEGKNVQLLGDPMLNNCGPSGSPANSATLMGEIQLPGALITIVTGKEMCPLCEQVHQSDGELKETNETRADAKALEAVLVAHNQSEAVKKFPPGKNASGRMLGVVRCKCPETYTDHSSATESVFRQIVSDRLSGWHAPADGSLNVSEPMRDGETGKTLKGPDGKPQNVTTPKVLAFARKLCKDLGKEQSRVDEAWNKADLNHRTWCTDPNLPAAYKPGSCAGPKALALALQDESYVTGMTELWFHRAEESTEGMVEHFRVDLNSTKLAPFGHGESVPPCAACTAILPLMLCTEGKNPEKKCQHKRKT